The Oncorhynchus mykiss isolate Arlee chromosome 8, USDA_OmykA_1.1, whole genome shotgun sequence genome includes the window TAATCACAGCTCAGACAAGCACTGGCTTTAGCAGTTGCACTTTAAAAACACATAAGTATAGCCatttcaacatatatatatatatatatatataaacatactAATATATAGTACATGTGAGATATGTGTATATTGCTCCTAACCAGTAATTCATGAGGGTAACAGGGAACTATTGTCCAATACCAGAAGGAGATCACCCAAAAGGTGGAAAATCCTATGTAATGAATAACTGATAACACCTTCATTGAGGTTTCTACTATCTTCAACAAGCACAACCCACTTTTAATAATCCGTCCCCTCTTCTTGGTACACCGGCACCGTGTCATCTTTGTATTCTTGGTAACCCTCGTCTTGGTAGTCGGCCCCGGCCCCGTTCTGCTCCTCCTCATTCTTGGGGCAGTACTTGGCGTCGTAGATCTGACGACCCAGGCCAAAGTTCTGCCCGCTCTGGTTGGCGCCTGCGTTGGAGCCCATCTGCAGCGACATGGTGCTGTTGTCACACTTGTCTGTGCCCAGCTTCTGGTCATAGATGGCGCGGCGGGTTCCTGGAGCGGTCATGCCAGCCTGAAGAGTAGAGGAAGGGAAAGTTGAATTAGTTAGCCATGAATTAAAATATTTGTACTCATCTGAATAAACAATAATCCATTAGAAATAGCCAAAGTCTACTGAAGCAGTTAGTTCCCCCATTGACAATATTGATACCTTGATTCAGTTAAGACATGGTGAGATGGAGTGAGAACTTTTATTTTACCTGACTGGCCCCCTTGTTGGTGCCCATTTGCAGACTGATGGTAGAGTTGTCCATGGGGGGCAGGATGTGAGCCTTGGGGTCGTAAAGGTGCCTCCTGGTGCCGTATGCATTCATGCCCGCCTGGCTGGCACACTTATTCGTCCCCATCTGCAGAATGAGACATATCGGTTATTAAAGGGAAAACGGCAAAGAATGAGTAGAAAACTAcaatcgcccccccccccccccccttagatgGAGAGACTTGAGTAGATAGCATTAAAATcaacaatattattattattcttggagctctcagcaccccctccccattgacatttttttttaaacaattattattaattatttatttttttaatctgcagcagcaccccccccccccccccccccaaaaaaaaataagtTCTGTACACCCAGCCCTAAATATCTTCCCACGACCATGCCCTCAGACCTGCAGTCCAATGACACAATGTCCGGCCTTCATCTTCTCCTCGTCGAATAGTCTCTCCTGTTTGTCTGCGTACTTCACCCCAATGTCCACTCGGGACTGGCAGCCCTTGGTCTTGGCCTGCAGGGGAAAGTGTACAGAAATCACGACACTGTTGGATGCGTCAAGATACTACTGGACACAATATTAGGGGCTTGTTGTATTCGGATCCCACTTCCTACACCATATGTTGATAAAGACGGGACACCATTATGTTCGCTTCAGGAACATCTTTATGAAGATAAAACCGTATGGTACAGAGCATTACTGCAAGGTCAGCCATTTAATCTGTACAATATTAAACGATTCATGCAAGTGGAAATTACCAAAGCGTCGgctaaaataaaatacagaagtTGTTATTCTCATTAGGGGTGCAAgctaaaaaataatttaaaaaaatagagTTTCAAAAGTTTTTAATAGTGAAAGTCGTACCGTGCCAGCGAGAGACAACAGGGTGCTCTGGACCTGGGTCATGTTCCCACTCTCAAAGAGGTCATTGGCCTCAAAGATATCATGGGGCTTCAGGCCGTACGTTTGGATGGATTTGATGAAGTTGGTGATGTTCTCCAGCTTGAAACAGAAAAGCGCATAAGAGGACAAGATGAGTAAAGAGCTTCTCAATAACTTTGGAACGTCATAGCCATAAAGTGGTTATCATAACTACATTTCTTAATTCTTTGCTAGACGGATATCTCTTGCACACAGAGTTCTCACTGTATtccacattataaactgggtggttcaaacactgaatgctgattggctgacagacgaggtatatcagaccgtattccaaaggtatgacaaaacgtttatttttactgctctaattacattggtaatcaGTTTCATAATAGCAATAACGCACCtcggggggttgtggtatatggccaatataccccgGTCctacataagaacagcccttagccgtggtattgGCCAAACACCAGCTCCTCCCCGGACCTTATTCCTTCATTCTAACCCATGTCCTACTTCAGTACAGTCTCTGGTCCAGAGAGAGTTGCACCTCTAATAATAGTAATCTACCTCTGCTTTTATGTTAGTTAAAAAACAGGCTTGGTCAGCACAACAGCTCAGATTTATTCTCTAACTGTAAAACCACCTGGCAAAGTACAGTACAAGTCTGTTGATGTACTGGCAAGTCTAATGTAGAGAGAACAATCCAAGCTGCTCACCTGATGCCAATTCATGGTGGACGAGTTGATCTTTTTCACAGAGCCAGGTTGAAGTTTGTTGATCAgtctagaggaggaagagagagcttGCTGACTTAGACTTCAGTACCTCATAGGCAACCGAAGGAATCAAAGGATAAAAATAGTCTGTAGAGGATAATCATTACTGTGTACAGTACAATAAAGCCGACAACTATCAGGACAGTCAGGACATTCATGGATTGTAATCATTTGGTTAATTATGCTGTAGCTAGCTGAATGTTTATGATTTGTGTTGTCTTCGGTTAACTGCACTGGCAGAACAATACAACGTGAATCAATAAAGCCTTATCTTACATATTATGGTTAGGGTGacattacaaataaaatgatgatgatgatggatgcTGGCCCCATTTATAAGCTTACTCGCACAGGATGACACCATTTTTCAGGCCTTTCTGGAAGTCCTCCCCAATAACACATCCCGTCACATCCTCGATCCAGACCCTTAGCTCATCCTCTCTCTGGGGGTCATACTTTCCGGCAatctggaaggggggggggggggttaaacgtTCATTATAGGAAGCCTTTAAGTTTCACCGAAAGTCTTGGAAAAGGATGGCACAACCAAAACATGTGTAGGTAACATGTTGGTTACACTTTATTTTACATGACTGTTTCCACTGGTATTTATGAGAAAATTATCTGCAATGCATACTTCAAATAATTACACACAATTGGTGGCCAGCGGTGCTTGTTTGGTCTGGGTTAACCAAAACTAATTGAATAACACATTGAATCAATGGCGGAAAAGATTTACATCCACTTGGCTACCAGTACATTGTGTTCCAATGGCCAATGGTAAACTGGAGGAATGGGATCCCTCACCCAGGACAGAGACTATAATGCATGtacagtgtacaaaatattaagaaaaaTGGTTCTTTCTGTgacagattgaccaggtgaaagatatgatctcttattgatgtcgtCACTTGTTCAATTCagttcaaatcagtgtagatgaagggggaagagacaggatagagagggattgtgtatgtgtgccatttagacggtgaatgggcaagataaaatatttaagtgcctttgaaagggtatggtagtaggtgcaacaaattgtatcaagaactgcaacactgctgggtttaaTCACGCTCAAGtctcccatgtgtatcaagaatggtccaccacccaaagcacATCCAAACAACGTGACACAAATGTggcaagcattggagtcaacatgggccagcatccctgtggaacgcattcgacaccttgtagagtccaaggTGGATTATGGTAGCAGTGTGGGGACCTGAGTATTCTTTTGTACAACATAACTTGGAACATGATGGGTGAAGTTAGTTGTTTATGAAAGACAAAGGAGAAATTTGTATTATATTAGTCTTCTCCATTgacacaatatatattttttaaatagccaGATCTTGGGGCTTTtgcagagtttaaaaaaatatatttatcctATTACACTGCAAAAGTATAACAATATTAGGCctacacaataaaataaaaatggacaGGAACAAAGGTTGCaccaattgttttttttacagtacATGTGGGATAGAACAGTTATATTTGGCTTGAGGGGGGCGTAGGTTACCTCCTGGTTGTGATATTGATGTTCTGGATGGAGGACACAGGCACTGTCTGTTAAAGTTAACTTTTGAATATGCATATGTTATGAATGAGAATATATTTCTATTTGGACTGTTTTGTGGAGTAATTTGTCTAAGCACGCATCGCGTCCGCGCAGAGCGCAAAACAATTGCCGTTCACCAAGGCCCCAATCCACCGCAGCGCAGGAGTTGCAATCACGATAGGACAGTGTGACCTCTGGATGGGTCATATCAAACTCAGGGACATGGATGAATGAAAGACATACAACTCTATAGAGTACTGACCAGTTTCACTATGTAAGCTAATGGGATCGCATATTTCAACTTGCCACATTGCCAATATCATGGGAAACGCCCATGCCTTTTTAAGCGCTTCCCAAAACTAAACCAACTTATAGAGATGTGTGTATTATCATTCTATCATATCAATGAACAATATTTTCCAGAAGTATATGCATAGCGCGGAGTTTGTAAAACTTGTGTAATTGTTGATAAGACCTGCGCTTTATTTAGGTCACTCCAAAAAGTCATTGCCCGTTCCATGTCAATaccttttcaaatcatagtcTATGTAGCCTAAAATACCTAGGCATACATATTTTTTctataaataaaacaattattccATAATATACCTCACTATATCAGTATAACACAAGGCAAGTGATTCATTCGCACTTAACTCGACTCCGTGAACACTTACCTTGCTTTTGACTTCCGCAGAAAACCCATAGGCAGGACCTCTGTTAAATGATGAGCCAGACATTATTATAAAAGGAGTACTTTGTTTTTCGTATGGATACTTTTGTATCagtttcctttcctttctcttccAGTTAACTCCAGAGTAAACTAAATACTTCCTTTTAAGAAATTCTCTTGCAACCAATAAAAAACGTTTATACGATTTTTTAGGCTCCACCTTTTCCTTTCTCTAGATTATGATTGACATCAAAAAGTCCTTATATGGAAGGAAAGTCCCAAATTCCTAGATGGTGGGAGTATCCTATGGGCCCAGAATGCCAGCGGCGCAGTAATCGTTTAAGTCTTTTGTCGGGAAAAGTTTCAGGAACTACCAAAGTACAACGAGCTACTGAATGACGCAATGCTACTATTCTTGAGCCAAATTTCAGAGTGCAAAGGACCCCGtttgctcattcaagggtttttaccCTTTTTGGAATACTGAGAATGTTAATAGCGCTATGAGAACATGGTTAAAAATATCCACTCGAGCGTCAAACAATTAACGTAATATTTTAGTTCAGCCCACCTAAGACAAATGATCATGACTCGAGTTAACTGTTATAAACCACAGTCTACAATAACATCAAATACAGATTAAAAAAATAGTAACATCAATTCATTATCAAGTGTCCATTTGTATCACTTCAGTGACTGTTTGTGTGGTTGTCAATTCAATTAGGTTCAATAGTCTGTAATATTGTCTTGATGTTCCATGACATTACACTTAGTCTCAACTGAAAATGGCATACTGAACACATTTTGCTACTTACCAACAACTTTTTTCACACATGTACATACTGGGTCGCATTTTGTTTGCCACCTGAGAGTACTTGGCACCTCTGGTTgcaacacaatctcacactcaatTCATGCAAATATGTACAACATGTATTTCAGTAGGGCCTCCCAAGTTgcacaacggtctaaggcactgcttattgtcacagtcataccctggatctagttttgtcctattaaataaatattgtggatctaaatgtttttttctcataatcctggactatcggatctgtcacaccctgatctgtttcacctgtcctcgttattgtctccaccctctccaggtgtcgcttgttttcgccagtgtatttatccatgtgtttcctgtctctctgtgccagtttgtcttgtatgttccaagtcaaccagtggtttTTCCCTTGTTCTCATGCCTTTGCggttctcctttttctagtcctcctggttttgacccctacctgttctggactctgtacctgcctgccttgaccttgaGCCcatctgccactctgtacctcctggactctgaactggttttgaccttttgcctttCCACAACCATTCTCTGCCTACTCCTTTTTAAATGATTAACATCTTAAACTTGTGTCATGATAGGACCACCATCTTATGTTTGCAATTGCGACAAATAAACTGCTCATACCCCAACCAAAGATCATCAAAAGCAGTGCTATAAATTCTAGGGCaaccaaagattcctagatgcccttccagactccctccacccacctaaggacgtcagagtacaaaaattgGTTAACCACCTAAGGATCtaaatttaaccttgcacaataccctagatgcagtcgcaaccctaaaaacaaaacacatttgcTCCCTGGTATTTAGAAAATACTCtcgctctgaagcaagcttccagaaaattggaacggaaatggcgcggcaccaaactggaagtcttctgataTCTGCAATATCGAGGagtcctcactgctgctcgataaTCAACATTTTCCAACttaatttttacctttattttactaggcaagtcagttaagaacaaattcttattttcaatgacggcctaggaacagtgggttaactgcctgttcaggggcagaacgacagattttgtaccttgtcagcttggggatttgaacttgcaacctttcggttactagttcaatgAGAGGATAGCTTTCATgacagcagtgataaattcatgaacttcatGGTCATTAGAAAACAAATGACGGACTCTTTGAgtctgcgtatttctccaaagctgttgtcctgagtctgcacagaactgccaggaccTAAAATCAATAAAGATACTCAAGGTTTTTAATCcagtatctcttgacacattcatgaaaatagtcatggcctctaaaccatTAAGCTGCATAtcggaccctattccaactaaactactgaaagagctacttcctgtgcttgggcctcctatgttgaacataataaattgATCCCCAtccactggatgtgtaccaaactcactaaaagtggcagtaataaagcctatcttgaaaaagccaaactttCACCTGGGAAAATTTAAAAAAcgaatcggcctatatcgaatctcccattcctcaaaAAGAAAAATGTAAAAAGCTGTTGTACACGTAATGTTTCAgcctggttttagaccccatcatagcactgagactgcctccgtgaaggtggtaaattaccttttaatggcgtcagaccaaggctctgcatctgtcctcgtgctcatagaccttagtgctgcttttgacaccatcgatcaccattcttttggagagattagaaaccctaattggtctacacggacaagttcttgcctggtttagatcttatctgtcggaatgatatcagtttgtctctgtggatggtatgttctctgacaaatcaattgtacgTTTAGGCGTTCCTAAAGGTTCCGTTTTAgtaccactattgttttcactatatattctatctcttggtgatgtcattcggaaacacaatgttAACTGTCACTGCTATGCggaatatttcaaggacagctttttcctaTCTTCGTAACATTCCAAAAATCTAAAACTTAATCAAAAAATTACGCAGAAAaactaatccatgcttttgtcacttctagattagactactgcaatgctctgctctccggctacccggataaagcactaaatacatTTCAGTTAGTGATAAACACGGCTACTAGAATCCTGACTAAAACCCCCACatgtaatcatattactccagtgctagcctctctacattgGCTTCTTTTTAAGAATAGGGCTgatttccaagatggcgtagcagtcaggcgTCTCTgtcttcgtcttgtcgtgtctcgtgtgtgtaaatatatattttctttgcatgtattttgtaaaaaaaaaataacctCAACtccaacatactctcctgcaacccgcctcacccaatgtggtatggatctgctattttctttactttagaaccggaacccccaacagaagctagccagctaactagctagtagttAGCTAAACACTGcgagcggtcatcagctaacctttagcccgGACAACTCCTGCCTTTCTGCACAGCGCGATTCAACCCAGAGCTTACCGGACTAATTTTccccacatctccggattcctactgcaagctctgaaccttttcacctggattatcacagctagctagctggtatccgagtggctactcctggctaatgtctctgtcccgaagcaagcaccatttagcctggagctagccta containing:
- the cnn2 gene encoding calponin-2; amino-acid sequence: MSGSSFNRGPAYGFSAEVKSKIAGKYDPQREDELRVWIEDVTGCVIGEDFQKGLKNGVILCELINKLQPGSVKKINSSTMNWHQLENITNFIKSIQTYGLKPHDIFEANDLFESGNMTQVQSTLLSLAGTAKTKGCQSRVDIGVKYADKQERLFDEEKMKAGHCVIGLQMGTNKCASQAGMNAYGTRRHLYDPKAHILPPMDNSTISLQMGTNKGASQAGMTAPGTRRAIYDQKLGTDKCDNSTMSLQMGSNAGANQSGQNFGLGRQIYDAKYCPKNEEEQNGAGADYQDEGYQEYKDDTVPVYQEEGTDY